From a single Halobellus ruber genomic region:
- a CDS encoding glutamine amidotransferase, which yields MAEPTALLVGESWQTISFHVKGFDLFSSAEYTEAGDYLEAALETDGIDTTYQPCHVAAAEFPESREALAAYDVVILSDIGYNTLAIPPETFSDGTRRPNRLRLLEAYVRDGGGLLMVGGYLSFQGINGRANYAGTAVEEALPVTMQRGDDRVERPDGAYPQVVAPDHPAVSAVDDDWPDVLGYNRFRTDGDADELVSVDGDPLLAVGTHGDGRSAAFASDCAPHWGPMEFVEWGGYPRLWADLVRWLAGDR from the coding sequence ATGGCCGAGCCAACCGCGTTGCTCGTCGGCGAGTCCTGGCAGACGATCTCGTTTCACGTGAAGGGGTTCGACCTGTTCTCCAGTGCGGAGTACACGGAGGCGGGTGACTACCTCGAAGCGGCCCTGGAGACGGACGGCATCGACACGACCTACCAGCCCTGTCACGTCGCGGCCGCGGAGTTCCCGGAGTCGAGGGAAGCGCTTGCGGCGTACGACGTCGTGATCCTCAGCGACATCGGCTACAACACGCTGGCGATCCCGCCGGAGACGTTCAGCGACGGAACCCGCCGACCGAACCGGCTCCGACTGCTGGAGGCGTACGTTCGCGACGGCGGCGGGCTCCTGATGGTCGGCGGCTACCTATCCTTCCAAGGCATCAACGGACGCGCGAACTACGCCGGAACCGCCGTCGAAGAGGCCCTCCCGGTCACGATGCAGCGGGGCGACGACCGGGTCGAGCGCCCCGACGGCGCGTACCCGCAGGTGGTCGCTCCCGACCATCCGGCCGTCTCGGCGGTCGACGACGACTGGCCGGACGTCCTCGGCTACAACCGCTTTAGGACCGACGGCGACGCGGACGAACTCGTCTCCGTCGACGGGGACCCGCTGTTGGCGGTCGGCACCCACGGCGACGGGCGGTCGGCGGCGTTCGCGAGCGACTGTGCCCCACACTGGGGCCCGATGGAGTTCGTCGAGTGGGGCGGCTACCCGCGGTTGTGGGCGGACCTCGTCCGGTGGCTGGCCGGCGACCGCTGA
- a CDS encoding four-carbon acid sugar kinase family protein, giving the protein MPALGIVADDLTGAMDTAGEVATRGYDTAVVAVPDASPPEATVVAVNTDSRYCPPAEAAAAVRRGVDALGAPTVYKKIDSTLRGNVGTEVLAALRATAADLAVVAPAFPAIGRRTWNGVHRVDGTPVAETEFGTDRNGPSTSPVADLFGAGDLPVERVDGAAVTDGADRVADRLAATVERHDRPPIVVCDARTDAHLEAIAAAGARFDALFVGSGGLAGHLRMDARVDAAPAPPESEPGTPLGVAGSVSATTLEQLARVPEAHLFRLDPIGLLDGTPRAAADVAARLDRGVPTVVTAATDRSTVEDTLAAGRDRGLSDAEIGDRVAAELAAVAGEACRLTRPAGLFLTGGDVAVAGLRALDATTVSLTGTTVDAGIPVGRVTDGEVPGLPLITKAGGVGDRTSIINCLDALGGYDE; this is encoded by the coding sequence ATGCCGGCGCTCGGCATCGTCGCCGACGACCTCACCGGGGCGATGGACACCGCGGGCGAGGTCGCCACGCGCGGCTACGACACGGCCGTGGTCGCCGTTCCCGACGCGTCGCCGCCCGAGGCGACGGTGGTCGCAGTCAACACCGACAGCCGGTACTGTCCGCCCGCGGAGGCGGCCGCTGCGGTCCGGCGCGGCGTCGATGCCCTCGGCGCGCCGACCGTCTACAAGAAGATCGACTCGACGCTCCGGGGGAACGTCGGCACCGAGGTACTCGCAGCGCTGCGGGCCACGGCAGCCGACCTCGCCGTGGTCGCGCCCGCCTTCCCCGCCATCGGCCGTCGGACGTGGAATGGCGTCCACCGCGTCGACGGGACGCCCGTCGCCGAAACGGAGTTCGGTACCGACCGGAACGGACCGTCCACCTCGCCCGTTGCCGACCTCTTCGGGGCGGGGGACCTCCCGGTCGAACGCGTCGACGGGGCTGCTGTCACGGACGGCGCGGATCGCGTCGCGGACCGCTTGGCCGCCACCGTCGAGCGGCACGACCGCCCGCCGATCGTCGTGTGTGACGCCCGGACCGACGCGCATCTCGAGGCGATCGCCGCCGCCGGAGCCCGGTTCGACGCCCTGTTCGTCGGCAGCGGCGGGCTCGCCGGCCACCTTCGCATGGATGCCCGCGTCGACGCCGCTCCGGCACCTCCGGAGTCCGAACCGGGAACGCCGCTCGGCGTCGCCGGGAGCGTCAGCGCAACGACGCTCGAACAGCTCGCCCGCGTCCCCGAGGCGCACCTGTTCCGGCTCGACCCGATCGGCCTGCTCGACGGCACACCCCGGGCGGCGGCCGACGTCGCCGCCCGGCTGGACCGCGGCGTGCCGACCGTCGTCACCGCCGCCACCGACCGCTCCACCGTCGAGGACACCCTCGCCGCAGGTCGCGACCGCGGCCTGTCGGACGCGGAGATCGGCGATCGGGTCGCCGCGGAGCTGGCTGCGGTCGCGGGCGAGGCCTGCCGGCTCACGCGTCCCGCCGGGCTCTTTCTCACCGGCGGGGACGTCGCCGTGGCCGGACTCCGCGCGCTCGACGCCACGACGGTCTCGCTGACGGGGACGACGGTCGACGCCGGGATTCCCGTCGGGCGGGTGACCGACGGCGAGGTCCCCGGGTTGCCGCTGATAACGAAGGCCGGCGGGGTCGGCGATCGAACGAGCATCATTAACTGCCTCGACGCGCTTGGGGGGTACGATGAGTAG
- a CDS encoding fumarylacetoacetate hydrolase family protein translates to MRYYRRRQNGEPRLLATADGTAYDLTSAKPGVDSFGALAEAADVTDRTPDRVAEPLLEEAEAFPVSTVDDDPAVPLVAEEVWAAGVTYRISEEARTAESGMPEIYVDVYDADRPELFLKSTPGRTVGPGAAIGVREDSEWNVPEPELGVVLYRGEIVGYTVGNDVSSRSIEGANPLYLPQAKIYDRCCSLGPCVATDIDDPHDLEMSLTVYRNETAAFEGRTTTAGMVRSCEELVSYLTRHNAVPEVTVLLTGTSIVPDDEFSLQPGDTVVVDIEGIGTLRNPVTAV, encoded by the coding sequence ATGCGGTATTACCGGCGACGACAGAACGGGGAACCGCGGCTGCTCGCCACGGCCGACGGGACGGCGTACGACCTGACGTCCGCGAAGCCGGGGGTGGATTCGTTCGGGGCGCTGGCCGAGGCCGCGGACGTGACCGACCGGACGCCCGATCGGGTCGCGGAGCCGCTGCTCGAGGAGGCCGAGGCGTTTCCGGTTTCCACAGTCGACGACGACCCCGCGGTCCCACTCGTCGCCGAGGAGGTGTGGGCCGCGGGCGTCACCTACCGGATCAGCGAGGAGGCCCGAACCGCCGAAAGCGGGATGCCGGAGATCTACGTCGACGTCTACGACGCCGACCGACCGGAACTGTTCCTCAAATCGACGCCGGGGCGGACCGTCGGCCCCGGGGCGGCGATCGGCGTCCGCGAAGACTCCGAGTGGAACGTCCCCGAACCGGAGCTGGGGGTCGTCCTCTACAGGGGCGAGATCGTCGGGTACACGGTCGGCAACGACGTCTCCAGCCGCTCGATCGAGGGCGCCAATCCGCTGTACCTCCCGCAGGCCAAGATCTACGATCGGTGCTGTTCGCTGGGGCCGTGCGTCGCGACCGACATCGACGACCCCCACGACCTCGAGATGTCGCTCACCGTCTACCGCAACGAAACGGCGGCGTTCGAGGGACGGACCACGACGGCGGGGATGGTCCGGAGCTGCGAGGAACTGGTCTCCTATCTCACCCGACACAACGCGGTGCCGGAGGTGACGGTGCTTCTCACCGGCACGTCGATCGTGCCCGACGACGAGTTCTCGCTGCAGCCGGGCGACACCGTCGTCGTCGACATCGAGGGGATCGGCACGCTGCGGAACCCGGTCACCGCCGTCTGA
- a CDS encoding carbohydrate ABC transporter permease → MSTAKANGFKWAGRGLLVVYTLFVGFPIYWTLNTAFKPLGQIGTFPPTLYPKGFQLDAFVWVLSNSRAIDAILNSLIIASGTTILSVILGSLAGYAFSRFSWVDPGGHVSFWLLSTRMFPPVAVVLPIFFIYGRLGLQDTLIGLILLYLTFNLPLTTWLMRDFFDKIPASFEEAAFVDGYSRFQTFRKVVFPLVRPGLVATMMLAWVFAWNEFLFAWIITGNNTSTYTTIIPTLIESNQIQWNNIMAMATLVATPPTLILIAFRDNIIEGMTLGMTDI, encoded by the coding sequence ATGAGCACCGCCAAAGCGAACGGGTTCAAGTGGGCGGGACGAGGGCTCCTCGTCGTGTACACGCTGTTCGTGGGGTTCCCCATTTATTGGACGCTCAACACGGCGTTCAAGCCGCTGGGTCAGATCGGGACGTTCCCGCCGACGCTGTACCCGAAGGGGTTCCAGCTCGACGCGTTCGTGTGGGTGCTCTCGAACTCCCGAGCGATCGACGCCATCCTCAACAGCCTGATCATCGCTTCCGGGACGACGATCCTCTCGGTGATCCTGGGGTCGCTGGCGGGGTATGCGTTCTCGCGGTTCAGCTGGGTCGATCCGGGGGGTCACGTGTCGTTCTGGCTGCTCTCGACACGGATGTTCCCGCCGGTCGCGGTGGTGCTACCGATCTTCTTCATTTACGGTCGGCTCGGGCTCCAGGACACGCTGATCGGACTGATACTGCTGTACCTGACGTTCAACCTCCCGCTGACGACGTGGCTGATGCGGGATTTCTTCGACAAGATCCCGGCGTCGTTCGAGGAGGCGGCGTTCGTCGACGGCTACTCCAGATTCCAGACGTTCCGGAAGGTGGTCTTCCCGCTGGTCCGGCCGGGACTGGTGGCGACGATGATGCTCGCGTGGGTCTTTGCGTGGAACGAGTTCCTCTTCGCGTGGATCATCACCGGGAACAACACTTCGACGTACACAACCATCATCCCGACGCTCATCGAATCGAACCAGATCCAGTGGAACAACATTATGGCGATGGCGACGTTGGTGGCGACGCCGCCGACGCTGATCCTCATCGCGTTCCGGGACAACATCATCGAAGGGATGACCCTGGGTATGACCGACATCTAA
- the pdxA gene encoding 4-hydroxythreonine-4-phosphate dehydrogenase PdxA, whose amino-acid sequence MGDPAGIGPEVIVKAYRRLLDLGRPIVVGDADVLAAATTVCDSDLSIRRVEAVADATFDHDAIPVLDLDNVGTLARGEVREEYGAASLGYVERAIELAQAGEIDGLTTAPINKQATKLAGSTHAGHTGMLADRTDTDEYAMMLIESDLRVTHVSTHVPLREACELVTTESVHSTIRLTAEALSNLGIDRPTVGVAGLNPHASDGGLLGDAEATEIEPAVERARGEGIDAVGPESPDTVYVRAARGEFDCVVSMYHDQGHIPIKMLGFSSGEAVSGVNVTIGLPIVRTSVDHGTAFDIAGTGVASERSLLDAFGVAVDMARARTAE is encoded by the coding sequence ATGGGTGATCCTGCGGGCATCGGCCCGGAGGTGATCGTGAAGGCGTACCGCCGGCTCCTCGATCTCGGCCGGCCGATCGTCGTCGGCGACGCCGACGTGCTCGCGGCGGCGACGACGGTGTGTGACTCGGACCTTTCGATCCGGCGCGTCGAGGCCGTGGCCGACGCGACGTTCGACCACGACGCGATCCCGGTCCTCGATCTCGACAACGTCGGGACGCTGGCCCGCGGCGAAGTCCGCGAGGAGTACGGGGCCGCCAGCTTGGGGTACGTCGAGCGGGCGATCGAACTGGCACAGGCCGGCGAGATCGACGGGCTCACGACCGCCCCGATCAACAAACAGGCGACGAAGCTGGCCGGCAGTACCCACGCGGGTCACACGGGGATGCTCGCCGACCGGACCGACACCGACGAGTACGCGATGATGCTCATCGAGTCGGACCTTCGCGTGACACACGTCAGCACGCACGTTCCGCTCCGGGAGGCCTGCGAGTTGGTCACGACCGAGAGCGTTCACAGCACCATCCGCCTGACCGCCGAGGCGCTCTCGAATCTGGGGATCGACCGCCCGACCGTGGGCGTCGCGGGGCTGAACCCCCACGCGAGCGACGGTGGCTTGTTGGGCGACGCGGAGGCGACCGAGATCGAACCGGCCGTCGAGCGCGCCCGGGGCGAGGGGATCGACGCGGTCGGCCCCGAGTCCCCGGACACGGTGTACGTCCGCGCGGCACGGGGGGAGTTCGACTGCGTGGTTTCGATGTACCACGACCAGGGGCACATCCCGATCAAGATGCTCGGGTTCAGCAGCGGCGAGGCCGTCTCCGGCGTCAACGTGACGATCGGACTGCCGATCGTCCGCACCAGCGTCGACCACGGGACGGCGTTCGACATCGCGGGCACCGGAGTCGCCTCCGAACGGAGCCTGCTCGACGCGTTCGGCGTCGCGGTCGACATGGCTCGGGCGCGAACTGCCGAATAA
- a CDS encoding IclR family transcriptional regulator produces the protein MGEEAKHPVKATARTLEIIQALKQLDWAGVTELAERLDTSKSVIHNHLSTLEEHDYVIKGEQGYSLGLRFLEMGGYRRNKMTLYRMGKPEVDALAEETGELVNIAVEEHGHCVYLYRSRGSQSVHLDIHAGERAAMNTTALGKSMLAFMDDDRVDRIIADRPLPALTPHSITDPEELREELAAIRERGYAIDDEERLEGLRCVSAPIRQGGEVLGAISVSAPTSRLKGDRLGRTVPDKVVSAANVIELNSVHT, from the coding sequence ATGGGGGAAGAAGCCAAACACCCGGTGAAAGCCACCGCCCGGACGCTCGAGATCATTCAGGCACTCAAACAGCTCGATTGGGCGGGCGTGACCGAGCTGGCCGAGCGGCTCGACACCTCCAAGAGCGTGATCCACAACCACCTGAGCACGCTCGAGGAGCACGATTACGTCATCAAGGGTGAGCAGGGCTACTCCCTGGGGCTTCGGTTCCTCGAAATGGGCGGCTACCGGCGGAACAAGATGACGCTGTACAGGATGGGAAAGCCCGAGGTCGACGCGCTGGCGGAGGAGACCGGCGAACTCGTCAACATCGCGGTCGAGGAACACGGCCACTGCGTCTACCTCTACCGGTCCCGGGGCTCGCAATCCGTCCACCTGGACATCCACGCGGGCGAGCGGGCGGCGATGAACACTACCGCCCTCGGCAAGTCGATGCTGGCGTTTATGGACGACGACCGGGTCGACCGGATCATCGCGGATCGGCCGCTGCCGGCGCTGACGCCACACTCGATCACGGATCCCGAGGAACTCAGAGAGGAGTTGGCGGCGATCCGCGAGCGGGGGTACGCCATCGACGACGAGGAGCGGTTGGAAGGGCTCCGCTGCGTCTCGGCGCCGATCAGACAGGGCGGGGAGGTGCTGGGGGCTATCAGCGTCTCCGCGCCGACGAGTCGGCTCAAAGGCGACAGGCTGGGGCGGACGGTCCCGGACAAGGTCGTCAGCGCGGCGAACGTGATCGAACTGAACAGCGTCCACACCTGA
- a CDS encoding ABC transporter ATP-binding protein, translating into MAKVEIDNLTKRYGSIVATNDISLDIEDGNLTVLVGPSGCGKTTTLRSVAGLETPTEGSISFDGVDITDRPPQERDISMVFQDLALYPHMTGKENVAFPLRAEKGYSDAEIEEAVQEAAEVTNCADFIDKKITDLSGGQQQRVALARALVRRPEVFLMDEPFSDLDELLKRQLRADVVQLQQEFGVTMIHVTHDQEEAMTMGDDLVVMNNGNVVQFGDPDEVFSRPQTLFVAMFIGSPQINRFDCDLSWEGDTAVLDSGERTFELSGEAAAPLRAATGTRLAVCIRPQRLTWAETEPESGLSVPATVNVVEKIGTEDIVRCTTPEGHDVTAEVNSGTLTEGMEGYLAFDHTNLHLFDGVAEDAERLN; encoded by the coding sequence ATGGCGAAAGTAGAAATAGACAATCTGACGAAGCGATACGGCTCGATCGTCGCGACGAACGACATCTCGTTGGACATCGAGGACGGAAACCTCACCGTCCTCGTCGGCCCGTCGGGGTGCGGGAAGACGACGACCCTGCGCTCGGTTGCGGGGCTCGAGACCCCGACCGAGGGGAGCATCTCCTTCGACGGCGTCGACATCACCGACCGCCCGCCGCAGGAACGGGACATCTCGATGGTGTTCCAGGACCTCGCGCTGTACCCGCACATGACCGGGAAGGAGAACGTCGCCTTCCCGCTTCGCGCGGAGAAGGGGTACAGCGACGCCGAGATCGAGGAGGCGGTTCAGGAGGCCGCGGAGGTCACGAACTGCGCCGACTTCATCGACAAGAAGATCACCGACCTCTCGGGCGGTCAACAGCAGCGCGTCGCCTTGGCCCGCGCCCTCGTCCGTCGGCCGGAGGTGTTCCTGATGGACGAGCCGTTCAGCGACCTCGACGAACTGCTCAAACGCCAGCTCCGTGCCGACGTGGTCCAGCTCCAGCAGGAGTTCGGGGTAACGATGATCCACGTCACCCACGACCAGGAGGAGGCGATGACGATGGGCGACGACCTCGTGGTGATGAACAACGGGAACGTCGTCCAGTTCGGCGACCCCGACGAGGTGTTCAGCCGTCCGCAGACGCTCTTCGTGGCGATGTTCATCGGGTCGCCGCAGATCAACCGGTTCGACTGTGACCTCTCGTGGGAGGGCGACACGGCCGTCCTCGATTCCGGCGAACGGACCTTCGAGCTGTCGGGCGAGGCGGCTGCGCCGCTGCGTGCGGCGACCGGAACGCGGCTCGCGGTCTGCATCCGGCCACAGCGGCTCACGTGGGCCGAGACCGAGCCGGAGAGTGGACTGTCAGTCCCGGCGACCGTCAACGTCGTCGAAAAGATCGGAACCGAGGACATCGTCCGGTGTACCACCCCGGAGGGCCACGACGTCACGGCCGAGGTCAACTCCGGGACGCTGACCGAGGGGATGGAGGGATACCTCGCGTTCGACCACACCAACCTCCACCTGTTCGACGGCGTCGCAGAGGACGCGGAACGCCTCAACTGA
- the ilvC gene encoding ketol-acid reductoisomerase: MAAPDVIETPIYHESDATIEPLEGRTVAVVGYGNQGRAQARNMRDSGVDVVVGNRGDDDRDQAADDGFEVYSIAEATARGDVVLLLIPDEVQPEVYEREVGPNLDAGDTLVFASGYNVTYDRIDLADDVDVVLVAPRMIGAVVRELYEDGRGAPALFAVDQDASGAAHERALAVAHAIGATRSGVVETEFDTETRTDLLSEQGLFPVFASALLARFEVESEAGIPPAVTLLESYLSREMAHIFEKCATQGLVSQMDLHSQTSQYGQLLGLEAFDREPIREFMRDRLEAIDSGEFADEWTEEQASGYERLSELRREYESSEFVETEQATLDAFGLRDL; this comes from the coding sequence ATGGCCGCGCCTGACGTTATAGAGACACCGATATATCACGAGAGCGACGCCACCATAGAGCCCCTCGAGGGGCGCACGGTCGCCGTCGTCGGCTACGGCAACCAGGGACGCGCACAGGCCCGAAATATGCGGGACTCGGGCGTCGATGTCGTCGTGGGAAACCGGGGTGACGACGACCGCGACCAGGCCGCCGACGACGGGTTCGAGGTGTATTCGATCGCCGAGGCGACAGCCCGGGGGGACGTGGTGCTCCTGTTGATCCCCGACGAGGTACAGCCCGAGGTCTACGAACGCGAGGTCGGCCCCAACCTCGACGCGGGCGACACGCTCGTCTTCGCGTCGGGGTACAACGTCACGTACGACCGCATCGACCTCGCCGACGACGTCGACGTGGTGCTCGTGGCACCGCGGATGATCGGCGCGGTCGTCCGCGAACTCTACGAGGACGGGCGGGGCGCGCCGGCGCTTTTCGCGGTCGACCAGGACGCCTCGGGGGCGGCACACGAACGGGCCCTCGCGGTCGCACACGCCATCGGGGCGACCCGCTCCGGGGTCGTCGAGACGGAGTTCGACACCGAGACCCGCACGGACCTGCTGAGCGAACAGGGGCTGTTTCCGGTCTTCGCCTCGGCGCTTTTGGCCCGGTTCGAGGTGGAGTCGGAGGCGGGGATCCCGCCGGCGGTGACGCTGCTGGAATCGTACCTCTCCCGGGAGATGGCCCACATCTTCGAGAAGTGCGCCACCCAGGGGCTCGTCTCCCAGATGGACCTCCACTCACAGACGAGCCAGTACGGCCAACTGCTCGGGCTTGAGGCGTTCGACCGCGAGCCGATCCGGGAGTTCATGCGCGACCGCCTCGAGGCGATCGACTCCGGGGAGTTCGCCGACGAGTGGACCGAGGAACAGGCGTCGGGCTACGAACGGCTCTCGGAGCTCAGACGGGAGTACGAGTCCTCGGAGTTCGTCGAAACGGAGCAGGCGACGCTGGACGCCTTCGGGTTACGGGACCTCTGA
- a CDS encoding carbohydrate ABC transporter permease: MSTIRDSLQERIAVRIPIRREKLTPLLLVGPALVTVFLVTIGPMLWSLWLSFNRWTPASITYQEPTFTGVENFVWLFNDGRFWNSVANFVFYGGVGVTIQVLLGTALALALYNYVERRSVRIGLLTLFAVPMMIAPLVAGRIWQLLFLPGGGAVNGILGMFGSGGLPWLQSRWLGLTSLMIADTWQWVGLPLLIIYGGRASIPESMYEAARVNGASRWMQFRRITLPQLRTLIAIAFILRFMDAYKFFDKLFIMTRGGPGTQTELPTFYTYIVGFSSFNIGRAAALTWVIGLGSIVTMLLFWRFMNTEGSA; this comes from the coding sequence ATGAGCACGATACGAGACTCGCTGCAAGAACGTATCGCGGTACGGATCCCGATTCGGCGTGAGAAGCTCACCCCGTTGCTGTTGGTCGGGCCGGCCCTGGTGACGGTGTTTCTGGTCACCATCGGCCCGATGTTGTGGTCGCTGTGGCTGAGTTTCAACCGATGGACGCCCGCGTCGATCACCTACCAGGAACCGACGTTCACCGGGGTCGAGAACTTCGTCTGGCTGTTCAACGACGGCCGGTTCTGGAACTCCGTGGCCAACTTCGTGTTCTACGGCGGTGTCGGCGTCACCATCCAGGTGCTGCTCGGGACGGCGCTGGCGCTTGCGCTGTACAACTACGTCGAACGCCGGAGCGTCCGGATCGGGTTGCTCACGCTGTTCGCCGTACCGATGATGATCGCGCCGCTCGTCGCGGGGCGCATCTGGCAGCTCCTCTTTCTGCCGGGCGGCGGCGCGGTCAACGGGATCCTCGGGATGTTCGGAAGCGGGGGGCTGCCGTGGCTCCAGTCGCGGTGGCTGGGGCTGACGTCGCTGATGATCGCCGACACCTGGCAGTGGGTCGGGCTCCCGCTTTTGATCATCTACGGCGGCCGTGCGAGCATCCCCGAGTCGATGTACGAGGCCGCCCGCGTCAACGGCGCCTCCCGGTGGATGCAGTTCCGGCGCATCACGCTCCCGCAGTTGCGGACGCTCATCGCGATCGCGTTCATCCTTCGGTTTATGGACGCGTACAAGTTCTTCGATAAGCTGTTCATTATGACCCGCGGCGGTCCGGGGACACAGACCGAACTACCGACGTTCTACACGTACATCGTCGGGTTCAGTTCGTTCAACATCGGCCGGGCGGCGGCGCTGACGTGGGTCATTGGGTTGGGGTCGATCGTCACGATGTTGCTGTTCTGGCGGTTTATGAACACGGAGGGATCGGCATGA